Proteins from a genomic interval of Candidatus Methylomirabilota bacterium:
- a CDS encoding DUF420 domain-containing protein has protein sequence MSDRAALLVIGLVSVLVIGLVAVLLLGRTAEGRGAPAVSALPAINAGLNGASAVLLTAGFLLIRRKRVAAHRTCMLTAFTLSTLFLVSYVIYHAQAGSVAFTGRGPVRAAYFVLLVSHIVLAALIVPLALTTIYRALGGDFARHRRIARVTLPIWLYVSITGVVVYWMLYHLFPSP, from the coding sequence ATGAGTGACCGCGCGGCTCTCCTGGTCATCGGCCTCGTCTCCGTCCTGGTCATCGGGCTGGTCGCCGTGCTCCTCCTGGGCCGGACCGCCGAGGGCCGCGGGGCGCCCGCCGTCTCGGCGCTCCCCGCGATCAATGCCGGCCTCAACGGAGCGAGCGCGGTCCTCCTGACGGCAGGCTTCCTCCTCATCCGCCGCAAGCGGGTCGCCGCTCACCGGACCTGCATGCTCACCGCCTTCACCCTGTCCACGCTGTTCCTGGTTTCCTACGTGATCTACCACGCGCAGGCGGGGTCGGTGGCCTTCACGGGGCGGGGGCCCGTCCGCGCGGCCTACTTCGTGCTGCTCGTCTCCCACATCGTGCTGGCGGCGCTCATCGTGCCGCTGGCCCTGACCACGATCTACCGCGCGCTCGGCGGCGACTTCGCGCGCCACCGGCGGATCGCCCGGGTCACCCTGCCGATCTGGCTCTACGTGTCGATCACGGGCGTCGTCGTCTACTGGATGCTCTACCACCTCTTTCCCTCGCCGTGA
- the cobU gene encoding bifunctional adenosylcobinamide kinase/adenosylcobinamide-phosphate guanylyltransferase: protein MSARTLLVLGGARAGKSAYAVARAAVVGERVTFVATAEAGDPEMAARIACHQADRPPRWNTVEAPLALAEAVAGLEGKADAVIVDCLTLWVANLLARRPDLPDRELLVEAERLADLGQRRLFGLVLVSNEVGWGVHPETALGRRFRDALGLVNQAVARAADEVVLLVAGCPWWLKRLP from the coding sequence GTGAGCGCCCGGACCCTGCTGGTCCTGGGCGGCGCCCGCGCCGGCAAGAGCGCCTACGCGGTTGCGCGCGCCGCCGTCGTGGGTGAGCGCGTCACCTTCGTGGCGACGGCTGAAGCTGGAGACCCCGAGATGGCGGCGCGGATCGCCTGCCACCAGGCCGACCGGCCGCCGCGCTGGAACACGGTGGAGGCGCCGCTCGCGCTCGCCGAAGCCGTGGCCGGGCTCGAGGGGAAAGCCGACGCGGTCATCGTCGACTGCCTCACCCTGTGGGTCGCCAACCTGCTCGCCCGGCGCCCCGACCTGCCGGACCGCGAGCTACTCGTCGAGGCGGAGCGACTCGCGGACCTCGGCCAGCGCCGCCTGTTCGGGCTCGTCCTGGTGTCGAACGAAGTCGGCTGGGGAGTCCACCCCGAGACCGCGCTCGGCCGCCGCTTCCGGGACGCCCTGGGACTCGTCAACCAGGCCGTCGCGCGCGCGGCGGACGAGGTGGTGCTGCTGGTGGCCGGCTGCCCCTGGTGGCTCAAGCGTCTCCCGTGA
- a CDS encoding iron ABC transporter permease, which yields MITRRRVLLTTGAVALALAAVSLGALALGAARLSPAEVVATLLGRQVSELATTVVLGLRLPRILLAALAGMGLAVAGVGFQAVTRNPLADPAVLGVASGAALGAVLGQIAGLEGSLLAAFGLSAAAFLGALVAASAVYLIASVGGRLPIQTLLLAGVIIGLFFSAAITLIISLADFARLGGILHWLMGSLGAAGYRPVVVMALGCAAGIGAIYAQARALNLLALGEEPALQLGVEAERVKRVIFVAASLLTGVIVAHTGPIGFVGLIVPHAVRLTVGSDNRLLIPAAAGVGGAFLVLADTLARVVARPAELPVGVITAFCGAPFFIYLLRTRLRERLG from the coding sequence GTGATCACGCGGCGGCGCGTCCTCCTCACCACCGGCGCCGTCGCGCTGGCCCTCGCCGCCGTCTCGCTCGGCGCGCTCGCCCTCGGCGCGGCCCGGCTGAGTCCGGCGGAGGTCGTCGCCACCCTGCTCGGGCGTCAGGTGTCGGAGCTGGCGACGACGGTGGTCCTCGGCCTCCGGCTGCCCCGAATCCTGCTGGCTGCCCTGGCCGGCATGGGACTGGCGGTGGCCGGGGTGGGCTTCCAGGCGGTGACGCGGAACCCCCTGGCCGATCCGGCGGTACTCGGGGTCGCCAGCGGAGCCGCGCTCGGCGCGGTGCTGGGCCAGATCGCCGGGCTCGAGGGGTCGCTCCTCGCCGCGTTCGGGCTGTCGGCCGCCGCCTTCCTGGGCGCCCTGGTCGCCGCCAGCGCCGTCTACCTCATCGCATCCGTCGGCGGACGCCTCCCCATCCAGACGCTCCTGCTGGCCGGCGTGATCATCGGGCTCTTCTTCTCGGCGGCCATCACGCTGATCATCTCGCTGGCCGACTTCGCCCGGCTCGGCGGGATCCTCCACTGGCTCATGGGCAGCCTCGGCGCCGCCGGGTACCGTCCCGTCGTGGTGATGGCGCTCGGCTGCGCGGCGGGTATCGGCGCGATCTACGCCCAGGCGCGTGCGCTGAACCTCCTGGCCCTCGGCGAGGAGCCGGCGCTCCAGCTCGGTGTCGAGGCCGAGCGCGTCAAGCGCGTCATCTTCGTCGCGGCCTCGCTCCTGACCGGGGTCATCGTGGCCCACACGGGCCCGATCGGCTTCGTGGGCCTCATCGTGCCCCACGCGGTGCGGCTGACCGTCGGGTCGGACAACCGCCTGCTGATCCCGGCCGCCGCCGGCGTCGGGGGGGCCTTCCTCGTCCTGGCCGACACGCTCGCTCGGGTCGTCGCCCGGCCGGCCGAGCTCCCGGTCGGCGTCATCACGGCGTTCTGCGGGGCGCCGTTCTTCATCTACCTGCTGCGCACTCGACTGCGGGAGCGCCTGGGGTGA
- a CDS encoding ABC transporter ATP-binding protein yields the protein MTPLVEVRSVRFGYGGAFRLEGISFEVAAGEVLGVIGPNGSGKTTLIRLLSKVHEPDGGEIRVDGAPLGRLSRRALARRVAVVPQEVGAAFPLTVEELCLMGRHPHAEGRFFEGPQDLTRAREAMALAGVLPLAGERLDTLSGGERQRAALARALAQEPQLLLLDEPTSHLDLRHQRELAGLLRRLNRDRGTTILLVSHDLNLASEVTDRLILLSCGRLAKVGTPAEVLDEPTLEAAYGCPVRVDKSPVSGRPMVAVRWPETVDEGR from the coding sequence GTGACGCCGCTGGTCGAGGTGCGGAGCGTGCGCTTCGGCTACGGGGGTGCCTTCCGCCTCGAGGGCATCTCGTTCGAGGTGGCGGCCGGGGAGGTCCTCGGCGTCATCGGGCCCAACGGCTCGGGGAAGACGACGCTGATCCGGCTCCTGTCGAAAGTGCACGAGCCGGACGGCGGCGAGATCCGCGTCGACGGCGCGCCGCTCGGACGGCTGTCGCGGCGCGCCCTGGCCCGCCGAGTGGCGGTCGTGCCGCAGGAGGTCGGCGCGGCCTTCCCGCTGACCGTGGAAGAGCTCTGCCTGATGGGGCGCCATCCTCACGCGGAGGGCCGATTCTTCGAGGGGCCCCAGGACCTGACGCGGGCCCGCGAGGCCATGGCGCTGGCCGGGGTGCTCCCTCTCGCGGGCGAGCGGCTCGACACGCTTTCCGGCGGCGAGCGCCAGCGCGCCGCGCTGGCGCGAGCGCTCGCCCAGGAGCCGCAGCTTCTCCTGCTCGACGAGCCGACCAGTCACCTGGACCTGCGCCATCAGCGGGAGCTGGCCGGGCTTCTCCGGCGGCTCAACCGCGACCGGGGCACGACGATCCTCCTGGTGAGCCACGATCTGAACCTGGCCAGCGAGGTGACCGATCGGCTGATCCTCCTGAGCTGCGGGCGTCTGGCCAAGGTCGGGACCCCGGCCGAAGTGCTCGACGAGCCCACCCTCGAGGCCGCCTATGGCTGCCCCGTGCGAGTGGACAAGAGCCCGGTTTCCGGGCGGCCCATGGTGGCCGTCCGGTGGCCCGAGACCGTCGACGAGGGGAGGTGA
- a CDS encoding low affinity iron permease family protein: protein MPSRNPSAKRPGPGGAAGRRRRSIPIPARLHEAFEQFARRISLLVGSPSAFILAVLTIVVWSFTGPLFGYSDSWQLIINTGTTIVTFLIVFLIQHTQNKDAHAIQLKLNELIAAVEGASNLLIDIEELSDQELDRLQERFRRLVAHARKESATGGAHSVEEEP, encoded by the coding sequence ATGCCCTCTCGGAATCCGTCGGCCAAACGTCCCGGTCCCGGCGGTGCTGCCGGCAGGCGACGGCGGTCCATCCCGATCCCAGCCCGGCTTCACGAGGCGTTCGAGCAGTTCGCCCGCCGGATCTCACTCCTGGTCGGCAGCCCGTCGGCCTTCATTCTTGCCGTGCTCACGATCGTCGTCTGGAGCTTCACCGGGCCCCTCTTCGGCTACTCCGACAGCTGGCAGCTCATCATCAACACGGGGACGACCATCGTCACGTTCCTGATCGTCTTCCTGATCCAGCACACCCAGAACAAGGACGCCCACGCCATTCAGCTCAAGCTGAACGAGCTGATCGCGGCAGTCGAGGGCGCCTCGAATCTGCTGATCGACATCGAGGAGCTGTCCGACCAGGAGCTGGACCGGCTCCAGGAGCGCTTCCGGCGGCTCGTCGCCCACGCGCGCAAGGAGAGCGCGACGGGCGGCGCCCACAGCGTCGAGGAGGAACCCTAG
- a CDS encoding cobalamin-binding protein: protein MRRARLPLAAVLVVALVGAAAPSRAAEVQDMLGRRVTVPERPGRVVSLAPSLTEIAYAVGAGEQLVGVTEYCDFPREARAKPKVGGIYTPNFEVILTLKPDLVLATTEGNREEHIRGLEDLGIPVYVVRPLDFVTVLDSIERIGRVLGRETEARRRVDAMKRQADEVARAVQDAPRPRVLYVLWGDPLIVPGRDTLITDLIRRAGGESVTGDERLPYPRFSLEEAVARRPERIVLAQHGEVTVDERLREWQHLTLLPAVRQGRVYRIDGDLVHRPGPRIVEGLRALARLLHPEVAW, encoded by the coding sequence ATGAGGCGCGCGAGGCTGCCGCTCGCGGCCGTCCTCGTCGTCGCCCTCGTGGGGGCGGCCGCCCCCTCGCGGGCGGCGGAGGTCCAGGACATGCTCGGGCGGCGGGTCACCGTCCCCGAGCGGCCGGGCCGCGTGGTCTCGCTCGCCCCGAGTCTCACCGAGATCGCCTACGCCGTGGGGGCCGGGGAGCAGCTGGTGGGCGTGACGGAGTACTGCGACTTCCCGAGAGAGGCGCGGGCGAAGCCCAAGGTAGGCGGCATTTACACCCCGAACTTCGAGGTGATTCTCACCCTCAAGCCCGACCTCGTCCTGGCGACGACCGAGGGCAACCGGGAGGAGCACATCCGCGGTCTCGAGGACCTCGGGATCCCGGTCTACGTCGTCCGGCCGCTCGACTTCGTCACCGTGCTCGACTCGATCGAGCGCATCGGCCGGGTGCTCGGCCGCGAGACCGAGGCGCGGCGGCGTGTGGACGCGATGAAGCGCCAGGCGGATGAGGTCGCGCGGGCCGTGCAGGACGCGCCGCGGCCGCGGGTGCTCTACGTGCTGTGGGGGGACCCGCTCATCGTGCCCGGACGCGACACGCTGATCACCGACCTGATTCGCCGCGCCGGTGGCGAGAGCGTGACGGGAGACGAGCGGTTGCCCTATCCCCGCTTTTCGCTGGAGGAGGCCGTCGCGCGCCGGCCCGAGCGGATCGTCCTGGCCCAGCACGGGGAGGTGACGGTCGACGAGCGGCTCCGGGAGTGGCAGCATCTCACGCTGCTGCCGGCCGTCCGGCAGGGCCGCGTGTACCGGATCGACGGCGACCTGGTCCATCGCCCGGGCCCGCGGATCGTGGAGGGGTTACGGGCCCTCGCCCGGCTGCTCCACCCGGAGGTGGCCTGGTGA
- a CDS encoding BtpA/SgcQ family protein encodes MSREPLPGLSRLLIGMVHLLPLPGSPRWGGSLARVVDRAVADARA; translated from the coding sequence GTGAGCCGCGAGCCGCTCCCCGGGCTCTCGCGTCTTCTCATCGGGATGGTCCATCTGCTGCCGCTCCCCGGAAGTCCGCGCTGGGGAGGGTCGCTGGCCCGGGTCGTCGACCGCGCCGTGGCCGACGCGCGGGC
- a CDS encoding cobyrinate a,c-diamide synthase, with protein MIRALCVAGLASSVGKTTVTLALAAAFRRRGLRVRCAKVGPDFIDPGFHEAVSGAPSRTLDSWMLSHDALRAAFARTGTDADLVLVEGVMGLFDGLDGRSETGSTAEVAKRLGLPVLLVVDAAAQARSAGAVVLGAEQYDSGLEVAAVVFNRVGGERHTGCLTDALAGRCRALPLGALPWRDDLRLPERHLGLVTARERRFPPGMFEALADLAEDGVDLDGCLALARSTVGAEAPAPCGPARIRLGVALDPAFQFYYPDNLEALRLAGAEIVAWSPLEDSRLPEVDALYLGGGYPEVHAARLAENGAARAAVAAFVRDGRPVYAECGGLMYLAETLEDMEGRRQPMVGVLPLHVRMTPRRLTLGYREVRLDSAGLLGPAGSRLRGHEFHRSHLAAPPAGVETSYRVVDPAGGEPWREGYRVANTLASYVHLHLGSRPGTAEAFVAACDRARPGLTAR; from the coding sequence ATGATCCGCGCGCTGTGCGTGGCCGGCCTGGCGTCGTCCGTGGGCAAGACCACCGTGACCCTCGCGCTGGCCGCGGCCTTCCGTCGCCGCGGGCTCCGCGTGCGCTGCGCCAAGGTGGGGCCGGACTTCATCGACCCGGGCTTCCATGAGGCGGTCAGCGGCGCGCCGAGCCGGACGCTCGACAGCTGGATGCTGTCCCACGATGCGCTGCGCGCGGCCTTCGCCCGCACCGGGACGGACGCGGACCTGGTCCTGGTCGAGGGCGTCATGGGCCTCTTCGACGGCCTGGACGGCCGGAGCGAGACGGGGAGCACCGCGGAGGTCGCCAAGCGACTGGGCCTCCCGGTCCTCCTCGTCGTCGACGCGGCGGCCCAGGCCCGCAGCGCGGGGGCGGTGGTCCTGGGCGCCGAGCAATACGATTCCGGCCTCGAGGTGGCCGCGGTCGTGTTCAACCGCGTCGGAGGCGAGCGCCATACCGGGTGCCTCACCGACGCCTTGGCCGGTCGGTGCCGCGCCCTCCCGCTCGGTGCCCTGCCGTGGCGGGACGACCTCCGCCTGCCCGAGCGCCACCTGGGCCTCGTCACCGCCCGCGAGCGGCGGTTCCCACCGGGCATGTTCGAGGCGCTGGCGGACCTGGCCGAGGACGGCGTCGACCTCGACGGGTGCCTGGCCCTCGCCCGGAGCACCGTCGGCGCCGAGGCTCCGGCGCCGTGCGGGCCGGCCCGGATCCGCCTCGGCGTCGCCCTCGACCCGGCGTTCCAGTTCTACTATCCCGACAATCTCGAGGCGCTCCGCTTGGCGGGCGCCGAGATCGTCGCGTGGAGTCCGCTCGAGGACTCGCGGCTTCCGGAGGTCGACGCGCTCTACCTGGGGGGCGGATACCCCGAAGTACACGCGGCCCGGCTCGCCGAGAATGGCGCGGCGCGCGCGGCCGTCGCCGCGTTCGTCCGCGACGGGCGGCCGGTCTACGCCGAGTGCGGCGGCCTCATGTATCTCGCCGAGACCCTGGAAGACATGGAAGGTCGGCGCCAGCCGATGGTCGGGGTGCTGCCGCTTCACGTGCGCATGACGCCCCGGCGGCTGACGCTCGGCTACCGGGAAGTCCGCCTGGACTCCGCCGGGCTCCTCGGTCCGGCCGGGTCCCGCCTCCGCGGCCACGAGTTCCACCGCTCCCATCTGGCGGCGCCGCCGGCCGGGGTCGAGACCTCCTATCGCGTGGTCGATCCCGCGGGCGGCGAGCCGTGGCGCGAGGGCTACCGCGTGGCCAACACGCTGGCGAGCTACGTGCACCTCCACCTCGGCTCGCGGCCCGGGACGGCCGAGGCGTTCGTGGCGGCCTGCGACCGCGCGCGGCCCGGGCTCACCGCCCGATGA
- a CDS encoding AI-2E family transporter has protein sequence MTEPQGGARPDRGRLLPWILGGAAVVVVVYLFRGLVLPLFLAAGVAYLLNPLIVWAEGIGTKRSVAVMGLYLAFALVVVGGGFALGPRLRAEAGALAEGLPALTDQVEAAIDLAVRELRDTYPGLRRVLPNPEGRTRWLEPLVAGRGGNLTELLEHAGKVFITVVLVPLFAFLLLRDSRRAIAFVMDRLPPIHIETTVAVWCEIEQIIGRYLRGVALDVLAVGVLASVGLWALGVPYPLLLGAFAGLANAVPFLGPILGASAAGLAVLTDGQGIAAVARVVALFVAIKVVDDVLLQPLTIGRSLHLHPMLLLASVVAGNQALGIFGMVLAVPFVTALQEIARLLLEHHRAMAGPAPTSGEAAAAPHYVC, from the coding sequence ATGACCGAGCCGCAGGGCGGCGCGAGGCCCGATCGGGGAAGGCTGCTGCCCTGGATCCTGGGCGGGGCCGCCGTCGTGGTTGTCGTCTATCTCTTTCGGGGCCTCGTGCTGCCGCTGTTCCTGGCCGCCGGCGTGGCCTACCTGCTGAACCCCTTGATCGTGTGGGCCGAAGGCATCGGCACGAAGCGCAGCGTGGCGGTCATGGGACTCTACCTCGCGTTCGCCCTCGTCGTGGTGGGCGGGGGCTTCGCCCTGGGCCCGCGCCTCCGCGCCGAGGCCGGGGCGCTCGCCGAGGGACTGCCGGCGCTGACGGACCAGGTCGAGGCGGCCATCGACCTGGCCGTCCGCGAGCTGCGTGACACGTACCCCGGACTTCGTCGCGTGCTGCCGAATCCGGAAGGCCGAACCCGCTGGCTCGAGCCCCTCGTCGCGGGGCGGGGCGGCAACCTGACCGAACTGCTCGAGCATGCCGGGAAGGTGTTCATCACCGTCGTCCTGGTCCCGCTCTTCGCCTTCCTCCTCCTGCGGGACAGCCGGCGGGCGATCGCGTTCGTCATGGACCGGCTGCCGCCCATCCACATCGAGACCACCGTGGCCGTCTGGTGCGAGATCGAGCAGATCATCGGACGCTACCTCCGGGGCGTGGCCCTGGACGTGCTCGCCGTCGGCGTGCTGGCCTCGGTCGGCCTCTGGGCGCTCGGCGTACCCTATCCCCTCTTGCTAGGGGCGTTCGCCGGGCTCGCCAATGCCGTGCCGTTCCTGGGCCCGATCCTCGGCGCGAGCGCGGCCGGCCTGGCGGTGCTCACCGACGGTCAGGGCATCGCCGCCGTAGCCCGCGTCGTGGCCCTCTTCGTCGCGATCAAGGTCGTAGACGACGTCCTGCTCCAGCCGCTGACCATCGGCCGGAGCCTGCACCTCCACCCCATGCTCCTTCTGGCCTCCGTCGTCGCCGGCAACCAGGCCCTCGGCATCTTCGGCATGGTGCTGGCCGTGCCGTTCGTCACCGCGCTCCAGGAGATCGCGCGGCTCCTCCTCGAGCACCACCGGGCCATGGCGGGTCCGGCTCCGACCTCCGGCGAGGCCGCGGCGGCGCCGCACTACGTCTGCTGA
- a CDS encoding cyclic nucleotide-binding domain-containing protein, protein MRWPRWLGWARDTEQARRVALLARTPVFAGLSRRLLGRLATQLFEKAYTPGDVVFREGDPGKGLFIVLEGAVAITQAAPGGDLVLRSLGPGACFGELALIDDLPRSATARVTAPSRLLILYRTDFEALVEGSPGIARVVLRNLLRTLATYVRRTNAADSHGAVAPAADPRSPGTP, encoded by the coding sequence ATGAGGTGGCCTCGCTGGCTCGGTTGGGCCCGGGACACCGAGCAGGCGCGTCGCGTGGCGCTCCTGGCCCGGACCCCGGTCTTCGCGGGCCTCTCCCGGCGGCTGCTCGGTCGCCTGGCCACCCAGCTCTTCGAGAAGGCCTACACGCCCGGCGACGTCGTCTTCCGGGAGGGCGATCCCGGCAAGGGGCTCTTCATCGTCCTCGAGGGGGCGGTGGCGATCACGCAGGCGGCGCCCGGCGGCGACCTGGTCCTGCGCTCGCTCGGCCCCGGGGCCTGCTTCGGCGAGCTCGCCCTGATCGACGACCTGCCGCGCTCGGCCACCGCCCGGGTGACCGCCCCCTCACGCCTGCTCATCCTGTATCGGACCGACTTCGAGGCACTGGTGGAGGGGAGCCCGGGCATCGCGCGAGTAGTGCTGCGCAACCTGCTCCGCACGCTCGCGACGTACGTGCGGCGGACCAATGCCGCCGACTCCCACGGCGCCGTGGCCCCCGCTGCGGACCCCCGGTCCCCGGGGACGCCATGA
- the cobT gene encoding nicotinate-nucleotide--dimethylbenzimidazole phosphoribosyltransferase, which produces MSSLDALLSRIVAPDPHVALAAHARLERLTKPPGSLGRLETLAARVALITGQAMPRVAAPVIFTLVGDHGVVTEGVSAYPQAVTAQMVENFCQGGAAVNALGRHVGARVVVADLGVAVDLGPRPGLELRKIARGTRNFAEGPAMTREEALAAIAAGAALVEDAAPDCIGTGEMGIGNTTAASALTAALTGADPAAVTGRGTGVDDAAWARKVAVIRRGLGTNRPDPRDGLGVLAAVGGLEIAGLVGVVLAGAARRVPVVLDGFIATAAALVAVRLRAEVREYLIAAHRSAEPGHGVLLETLGLAPYLDLGMRLGEGTGAALGIGLIRAALACYTDMATFKEAGVSGRLP; this is translated from the coding sequence GTGAGCTCGCTGGACGCGCTGCTCAGCCGGATCGTGGCCCCGGATCCTCACGTGGCTCTGGCCGCCCATGCGCGCCTCGAGCGCCTCACCAAGCCGCCCGGGAGCCTCGGGCGGCTCGAGACGCTCGCCGCGCGCGTCGCCCTCATCACGGGACAGGCGATGCCGCGCGTCGCCGCGCCGGTCATCTTCACCCTCGTCGGGGACCATGGCGTCGTGACCGAGGGCGTGAGCGCGTACCCGCAGGCGGTGACGGCGCAGATGGTCGAGAACTTCTGTCAGGGCGGCGCCGCGGTGAACGCTCTCGGGCGCCACGTCGGCGCCCGGGTCGTGGTCGCCGACCTGGGCGTGGCCGTCGACCTCGGACCGCGGCCCGGACTCGAGCTGCGGAAGATCGCCCGGGGTACGCGGAACTTCGCCGAGGGCCCCGCCATGACGCGCGAGGAGGCGCTGGCGGCGATCGCGGCTGGGGCCGCGCTCGTCGAGGACGCCGCCCCGGATTGCATCGGCACCGGCGAGATGGGCATCGGCAACACGACCGCGGCGAGCGCGCTCACCGCGGCGCTCACCGGCGCCGACCCCGCGGCGGTGACGGGGCGGGGGACGGGGGTGGACGATGCCGCCTGGGCGCGAAAGGTGGCGGTGATCCGGCGGGGGCTGGGGACGAATCGTCCCGACCCCCGCGACGGACTCGGCGTCCTCGCGGCGGTGGGCGGCCTCGAGATCGCGGGGCTGGTGGGCGTCGTCCTCGCCGGCGCCGCCCGCCGCGTCCCTGTGGTCCTCGACGGCTTCATCGCGACCGCGGCCGCACTCGTCGCCGTCCGCCTGCGGGCCGAGGTCCGCGAGTACCTGATCGCGGCCCACCGCAGCGCCGAGCCGGGTCACGGGGTCCTCCTGGAGACGCTGGGCCTCGCCCCGTACCTCGACCTCGGCATGCGGCTCGGCGAGGGGACCGGCGCCGCCCTGGGGATCGGGCTCATCCGGGCCGCCCTCGCCTGTTACACGGACATGGCGACCTTCAAGGAGGCCGGCGTGTCGGGACGGCTCCCCTGA